From a single Myotis daubentonii chromosome 5, mMyoDau2.1, whole genome shotgun sequence genomic region:
- the NEUROG2 gene encoding neurogenin-2, with protein sequence MSRWPRGNTHPRARSPVESGSSEQQRLYEAPSPPCVPLPEPRVRRHANQTSFISFRARAHLVSSACRANPTLFNPKVRTVVKPEASEMKEEADAPALWGAASPAAARTPPRPSADEDRGEPGAPGGARRPRGAAPGTRLRGLGHECPRRPSRARAAPRGARTAETAQRLKKTRRLNANNRERHRMHNLNAALDALREALPTFPEDAKLTKIETLRFAHNYIWALTETLRLADHCGGALPGPLRPEPALPSPAGALGSVGDSPSPASTWSGTDSPAPPSSAPSASTSPCSCAFSPASPAGSDRDCWPPAPPDKRRCAPRRPAIGGCA encoded by the exons ATGTCCCGGTGGCCCCGTGGCAACACCCACCCGCGGGCCAGGTCGCCCGTGGAGTCCGGCTCCTCAGAGCAACAAAGACTTTACGAGGCGCCCTCGCCGCCCTGCGTGCCCCTCCCGGAGCCCCGGGT AAGGCGCCACGCAAACCAAACCTCTTTCATCTCCTTCCGGGCGCGCGCGCACCTTGTCTCCAGCGCCTGCAGAGCCAACCCGACACTTTTCAACCCCAAGGTCAG GACGGTCGTCAAGCCCGAGGCTTCGGAGATGAAAGAGGAGGCGGACGCGCCGGCGCTGTGGGGCGCGGCCTCCCCGGCGGCGGCGCGGACCCCGCCTCGGCCCAGCGCGGACGAGGACCGCGGGGAGCCGGGCGCGCCGGGCGGGGCCCGTCGGCCGCGCGGGGCCGCCCCGGGGACGCGGCTGCGGGGCCTGGGCCACGAGTGCCCGCGGCGTCCCTCCCGGGCGCGGGCCGCTCCCCGCGGCGCCCGGACCGCCGAGACGGCGCAGCGGCTCAAGAAGACGCGCCGGCTGAATGCCAACAACCGCGAGCGCCACCGCATGCACAACCTGAACGCGGCGCTGGACGCGCTGCGCGAGGCGCTGCCCACGTTCCCCGAGGACGCCAAGCTCACCAAGATCGAGACGCTGCGCTTCGCGCACAACTACATCTGGGCGCTCACGGAGACGCTGCGCCTGGCCGACCACTGCGGGGGCGCCCTGCCCGGCCCGCTGCGCCCCGAGCCCGCGCTGCCGAGCCCGGCCGGCGCCCTGGGCAGCGTGGGGGACAGCCCGTCGCCCGCGTCCACGTGGAGCGGCACCGACAGCCCCGCGCCGCCCTCCTCCGCGCCGTCCGCGTCCACCTCCCCGTGCAGCTGCGCCTTCTCCCCCGCCAGCCCCGCCGGCTCGGACCGGGACTGCTGGCCGCCGGCGCCGCCCGACAAGCGCCGCTgcgcgccccgccgccccgcgaTCGGGGGATGCGCTTAG